The genomic interval GCAGCCCTTTGCCTTCTCCTATCCCTCGGCCAATGTACAAAGCCGCTTGCTGACGCGCGAAGGGCTGTCGGTAATGATCCGGCGCAACCACCCGGCATTGCGCCGGGGCGCGCTCGATCTGGATGCCTATCTCAAGCTGCGCCACATCGTCGTCGCGCCACGGCGCATGGAAGCCAACTACCTCGACATGGAGTTCGCCCGCCGCCGCCTCGAACGCGAAGTGGTGCTGCGCTGCCAGGACTACTGGACGGCGGCGCGCATCGTCGCCGAAACCGACTGCATCCTCACCGCGCCGCACCGGCCGATGTCCTCGCTCATCGGCGACATGCGCGCCAACAAACTGGTGCCGCTGCCCGAGGGCCTCAACATGCCGGAGGCCGCCGACATCTACCTCTACTGGCACGCCTCGGCCACCAACGATCCGGACAACCTCTGGCTGCGGCAGAACCTCGTCGAAATCTTTCAGGCGCCACAGGGCAGCCACGGCGGGACATAAAAAAACCGCCCCTGGCGGGGCGGTTTACTTGCCGGATCAACCAAGCTTATCCGGCGCCTTCTCAATAGACGTAGGTCAGGTCGAGACCGACGCTGCGCGGATCGCCCCAGTTGCCGGACATGTCGGTGACCCAGCCGGGGTTGGTCATGGTCAGGTACTTCTTGTTGGCCAGGTTCTTGCCCCACAGGCCCACCG from Sterolibacterium denitrificans carries:
- a CDS encoding LysR family transcriptional regulator yields the protein MNNIDIRRVDLNLLVVFEAVYREGTVTRASEKLHLTQSSVSHALGRLRKLFDDPLFLRHHNGMTPTPLARELYPPVLSALRILEDTLNQPPPGGQAKPRRVLNIGLITTDEAAFLPQLMARQGSAPQYEIVTSLYEPGRFENRLATGKFDVAMQPFAFSYPSANVQSRLLTREGLSVMIRRNHPALRRGALDLDAYLKLRHIVVAPRRMEANYLDMEFARRRLEREVVLRCQDYWTAARIVAETDCILTAPHRPMSSLIGDMRANKLVPLPEGLNMPEAADIYLYWHASATNDPDNLWLRQNLVEIFQAPQGSHGGT